Genomic segment of Zingiber officinale cultivar Zhangliang chromosome 11B, Zo_v1.1, whole genome shotgun sequence:
aaacttataaaagagaatatttaatttttaaactctcttttaaatcatgaacatggttaaaaaggaaagttttcttaaaatttaaaatccaccttttaatcaacaaataaggaaagatttcaaattttaaactctcttttaaacatgtggatgatttacaaataaggaaagtttttaccaaaaattaaaaccattcttttaatctacaaataaggaaagagattaatctcttctcttaatcttttgtagaaagctataaaacgaaatttttaattttttaaactctcttttagaatcatgatatccacataagaaataattttaataaaaattctttttaatattctagtggccggccacctaaacttgggacccaagctttggctgaccaccaacttggctcatccacttggtcttggccggccctagcttggccggccccattggataggtaagaaggtgggtatgtggtggatataaatctctatatacaagaggctacgatagggaccgagaggaggaattggttttggtctcccgatgaaattaagcttcccgtgttcgccctgaacacacaacttaatttcatcaataataattcattcaactaaagaactattattgaactaccgcgtcaatcccaaattacattttgggctccttcttattatgagtgtgtcagtctccctgtgtttaagatgtcgaatgtccactaattaaatgagttactgacaactcacttaattaatatcttagtccaagagtagtaccacccaacctcatcgtcatgtcggactaagtccacctgcagggtttaacataacaatccttatgagctcctcttggggacattatcaacctagattactaggacacagtttccttctataatcaacaacacacactataagtgatatcatttcccaacttatcgggcttattgatttatcgaactaaatctcacccattgataaattaaataaataaatgtcaaatatatgtgcttgttattatattaggattaagagcacacacttctataataactgaggtatttgtccctttataaagtcagtataaaagagacgacctctaatggtcctactcaatacactctaagtgtactagtgtaattatatagttaagacaaactaatacctaattacactacgatcttccaatggtttgttccattccattttgatcgtgagctactgtttataatttataaggtattgataacatgatcctttgtgtgtgacaccacacaccatgttatctacaatataaattaattgaacaactacatttatcataaatgtagacatttgaccaatgtgattcttatttctagataaatgtttataccaaaagctaggcttttagtatacatcctaacacctctTGCGTGCCAGTCGGGCCTCTATTCTATCCCATATGGAAACGAGTTCCGATCGATCTTCTAGTCCCGCTCGTCCTCCTgctgccgacgtcgccgactaTTGTACTAGCTGATCGGCTAGtgcttgttgttgctgctgcttgAACATCTTCGTCGCTCGGGTTTGGCCGAGCATGTCAAGCTCCTCTTTGGTGAGCGTTACGGTTGTGAGTCATCtaacgtcctccatcttctcaactcggatgtaggttaagttcccacagacgacgctaaatttgatcatgtctgaaagtcAATGAGATGAAAAGCTGGGGAAGTGACACTCCCACTGACCGCCTGTAGTCTCCGCTCCGACCTACAACACAGATTACATCAGTGtcaagccagggaaggggtccttggcgttggccctccgatggtCATGTCAGTCATCGACGATAATGAAGTAGAAGGCAGAGCAAAATGAACAGTAGCGAGCACAATGTTTATTGTGTATTGCGTACCTCCTCCAATGCTTGGacacccctttatatagagctcctgtagcgcgcATGCTCGCTTCCTAAGGCGAGCACGCTTCCCCAAGTTTTCCTTggaaagacttgtcagtaaagtgtctctgacacagtaccttaacaggtcgagcatatctctgaagtgacagtggaaggttccgccgtacgatcttctggctgCCCATGCCTGGTGTTGGTGGCACTAATTCCCAAAGAGATGTCGATAAATACCAGAGAGAGTATGCTGCTAGGCCAAGCGGGCTGGCCGCTCGGCCAGAACTTCATTGCTCTTGTATctcgtccgctcggccggaactcGACCGTGCTTTTGCCACGCCCGCTCAACCGTAGTCTACTTTGTTTGTGTCACGTCCGCTCGGCTGAAGTTCTGCTCTGCTTGTGCCACGTCCTGCTGTCAGGtcgagcgaggtagccgctcgaCCGAAGTTCCACTCAACTGGTGCCAAGTCCTGCTgtcaggccgagcggggtagccgctcagtCCGGTTTTTGCATATTGTGTGTTGGTCGTTTGACACCTCCCCGTGTCGATGGCGGCACCGGATCGGGACCTTCTCCCCCCGGTCAAGGCATGTTCACCCGATCGGTCGATATTATTTGAGCATTAATCGTCTTAATTTTGATCTCCACCGTGGCTGCTATCATTCGCAGGATGATATTTttcttcatcaccacatcaaagAGGAAGGTGAATTTTAAATGGGATGAATATTTTGAAAGTTAACTTTTGAATGTGTTAAATCATTCTTTAAAACTAACTTTAATATTAGTCGGATGAACCAGacaactagattttttttttttaaaaaaaaaaaccaagtgACTAACAACGACCATTTGCTAGCGGACCACCTTCCAAGCAACTCTAGGACAAAAGAGAGCAGGGTATGCCCAAGAGAGTAAACACTATTATCACAGCATGCCTTCTGACCCACCCAAAAAAGAACTCATCAACCTCAATGATTATTACATTCCAAACTCTAATTTTGTCCCCCCTTAATGATTGACTGTGGTACATGATCCAGCAACGCCCAAGAATTAAAAACAACGACCGGTGCGATTGCATTCATTGCGTTCCAACAGCTCTTCCGCCTAAAAACTAAGTTGCTGAGCTCATCAGAATTTGCTTCTGCACTTTGTAGCCCCATCAGCTCGAACACTCAGAACCCTGCATTGGCACGAATCAGAATTAAACAGACTAGCAACCATTCGCATGTAGTCGTCGACGCCCGACGGTGGCCCAGTTCGTCTTCCAGTGAGTGATCAATCTTTCATGGCATCAACTGCAACTTTTATCATTGATTCTGCTATGATGATTTCAGATTCCCAGAGCTAAGCATGTAGAACAAAAAACAAACTGATGCACAACAGAAAGGTTTTGCTGCCTTTTCAACAGGGGCCAGTCCTTTACTCAGTGCATCTACTGACCAGATCGCTGTGCTTGTTCCGAATTGATAGgatgatgcaaaaaaaaaaaaaacatatgcgAAGTGGAAGATCTCTCTTTCAGGCTCACCAAAAGCAGGATGAAAGGACAATCCATCACTTAACCTCATATTCTCTGCAAACTCTCTTCCAAATGCTAACTTACATGCGCCTTTTACTCCCTTGGAAAAGTGGCTTTGCTGCTGCTCCCCTCCCCTCCGCCACGCCACACTAACTCCTCCAACAGCATTTAGGTCCTTTCCTTCTTGGATTTTGCATCCCGCCGATGGATTCTCTGCTCCCCCCTCTGTACCATTCATGATCAATCAGAGGGCACAAGATCAGATGGAATAAGTGCAAAAGGACAACATACTTCTGCTATATAAACTCCACTTAGTTTTACAATCCCATAAACCTGTCTTGGACATTGAGTGTTGAGCTCATGAGGAGGGAAAACAACCACCAGACTGTGTCACAATCGTCCATCGCTCTGTTGCAGGAGAGGTTCAGACAGCTGCAGACAGTTAAAGAGATGCGAGAAGAAAGAGAACAGGAGAGAGCATGGTCTCAGGGCGGGAGGTCGAACGCAGATGCTCAGTGTGTCCAGCCCATTTGGTTTAACCATCCTGAATTGCCTCCTCCATCGAGGCCTCGCCGTGGATCCGGACCTCCTTGTTGGCCTGGTAATCGTGGTGATCACACGGCGGACTTGCAGCAGGCCCTGAAGAGCTCACTGCCAATGAACTTGAACTTGTGGCCCAATCAGAGCACTTCACAGCACTCAGCTACTTGCACCGAACAAGACGTTGACACCACTCTGCACCTGTAGTCACCAACAATCTCAGCTTCCAACTTCCAGTTTTCCTTGTGGTTCTACTTCTCATCAATATTGCTTCGTCCAGTTTAGTCATGCAAGAAGAGTAAAGAATGAGTCCGATGTAAACGCTAGTCAATTATTATTACCAGGAAACTGTGTACCCTACTATCATGATCAAGGCAGCTTCACTATTTCATCTCTTTATTagcgaaatgaagaaaaaaacttCTTGATCACAATAATTCACGTAAGATTCAAAGTCACACGGAAGTAACATCATACAAGTGTTGAATGAAGTAGTGTTTAAATAAGAGTTGTTTGTTCTtattgaaaacaaaaaactaCAAttcgaaaagaaaagaaaaagtttgatAGCACATTACATTCATATGATTATGGAGTACTGTGAGTTGGTTGTTGTACATGTTTGTAAAAAATTGGCATTGATGCATGAGTGTATATATATTACATTCACATGATTTTGTAGAATAAAAGAGAATACTTCATTAGGGTTGGCCCGTCAAATATTGTGAACGGTCAATGATCCTGTCTAAAAGTAATGAAGGTGGTTGACTGGGAAAGCTGGCTCTGATGTTGACCAAATGAAGACTCCTTGCTCTTTTTAGCTACCTTCGAAGCGTCCctactgttggtgcagcggggaccgacaagaggggggtaaattgcctgtaatcaaaattataccctcctcaaactttcaactcaaataaaACAATAGTTATGAAATTAAACAGAATTAAAATGAATGAACAGAGAAAACCAGActcagtgtttttacttggttacaaccaagataattgctaatccaaggcagtttgaaagcgcactagaaacgtctccttctctgaaggcggagaagtcttttacactttgagagcacagaactattgcttgGAAAATAAAACACAGAGAGTTGATTCCTTTTATCATTGTACTTGAAC
This window contains:
- the LOC122033492 gene encoding uncharacterized protein LOC122033492; this translates as MSKTEGGAENPSAGCKIQEGKDLNAVGGVSVAWRRGGEQQQSHFSKGVKGACKLAFGREFAENMRLSDGLSFHPAFGEPEREIFHFAYVFFFFASSYQFGTSTAIWSVDALSKGLAPVEKAAKPFCCASVCFLFYMLSSGNLKSS